A stretch of the Candidatus Coatesbacteria bacterium genome encodes the following:
- a CDS encoding DUF21 domain-containing protein → MLIIELSLLALLLTFSAFFSGSETAYFSLAESRIETLAQSDKAARRRVAKLIRRPADLLATLLLGNILVNVAAASLATMLTLRLFETGGLEYATLGMTFVLLILGEVTPKSLASYHPVDFASLGSRLLGFFRWLFTPIRRPLTRMTEGFTRRLVARTTDDEELTLAELRTALELARQHGEVDEFESMLLGQIFTLEHKQVRQILTPVTEIVSIDVENKPAAALDVFRRKQFARLPVWEAEPDNWIGVVRAQDVGHAVLSGPPDDLRPLLRPITFIPEQASALTLLRHLRRSGSHLCLVNDEYGVLVGLVTLQDVYDELYESTPARESRIRQAEPGRWICRGSLGLDDFSRITGIEVTDDYYSSLGGHLTGLLGRIPAAGERICTDGFTYYITEAEPTHIDRIVAQRQEEGGGSG, encoded by the coding sequence GTGTTGATCATCGAACTCAGCCTTCTGGCCTTACTACTGACCTTCTCCGCCTTCTTTTCCGGCTCGGAGACGGCCTACTTCTCCCTGGCCGAGAGCCGAATCGAGACCCTGGCCCAGAGCGACAAGGCAGCCCGCCGCCGGGTGGCCAAGCTGATCCGCCGCCCCGCCGACCTGCTGGCCACCCTGCTGCTGGGCAACATTCTGGTCAACGTCGCCGCCGCCTCACTGGCGACCATGCTTACCCTGCGGTTGTTCGAAACCGGTGGGCTGGAATACGCCACGCTGGGAATGACCTTCGTCCTGCTGATCCTGGGCGAGGTGACCCCCAAGAGCCTGGCCTCCTACCACCCCGTCGATTTCGCCAGCCTCGGCTCCCGCCTGCTGGGCTTCTTCCGCTGGCTCTTCACCCCGATTCGACGACCGCTGACCCGCATGACCGAAGGCTTCACCCGGCGCCTGGTCGCCCGAACCACCGACGATGAGGAGCTGACCCTGGCCGAGCTGCGCACGGCCCTCGAGCTGGCCCGGCAGCACGGTGAAGTCGATGAGTTCGAGAGCATGCTCCTGGGACAAATCTTCACCCTGGAGCACAAGCAGGTGCGCCAGATTCTGACACCGGTTACCGAGATCGTCTCCATCGACGTGGAGAACAAGCCCGCAGCGGCCCTCGACGTCTTCCGCCGCAAACAGTTCGCCCGGCTGCCGGTCTGGGAGGCAGAACCGGACAACTGGATCGGCGTAGTGCGTGCACAGGACGTGGGTCACGCCGTCCTATCGGGACCTCCGGATGACCTGCGTCCCCTGCTGCGGCCGATCACCTTCATTCCCGAACAGGCCTCCGCCCTGACCCTGCTGCGACATTTACGTCGCAGCGGCAGCCACCTCTGTCTGGTCAACGACGAATACGGCGTTCTCGTCGGCCTGGTAACCCTGCAGGACGTCTACGACGAGCTCTACGAATCGACACCGGCCCGGGAGAGCAGGATCCGCCAAGCCGAACCCGGTCGCTGGATCTGCCGGGGATCCCTGGGTCTGGACGACTTCAGCCGCATCACCGGTATCGAGGTGACCGATGATTACTACAGCTCCCTGGGCGGTCACCTGACCGGCCTGCTCGGACGGATTCCCGCGGCCGGTGAGCGGATCTGCACCGACGGCTTCACCTACTACATCACCGAGGCCGAACCGACCCACATCGACAGGATCGTCGCCCAGCGTCAAGAGGAGGGAGGTGGGAGCGGATGA
- a CDS encoding HPr family phosphocarrier protein, which produces MPQLEIIVNNKLGLHARPAALFVRVAQKFEADIYVSRNDGKSGEVNAKSVMGVMALGAGPGTALMVRAEGRDAERALRSLQLLAEKHFLEKSASKNQA; this is translated from the coding sequence ATGCCCCAGCTCGAGATCATCGTCAACAACAAACTGGGGCTCCACGCCCGTCCCGCCGCCCTGTTCGTTCGGGTGGCCCAGAAATTCGAAGCCGACATCTACGTTTCTCGCAACGACGGCAAATCTGGCGAAGTCAACGCCAAGAGCGTGATGGGCGTCATGGCTCTGGGCGCCGGTCCGGGAACGGCGTTGATGGTCCGCGCCGAGGGACGGGACGCCGAGCGGGCCCTGCGCAGCCTGCAACTGCTGGCCGAGAAGCATTTTCTGGAAAAGAGCGCCTCCAAGAATCAAGCCTAG
- a CDS encoding DNA polymerase III subunit delta', whose product MSTFRTSVRGQETAAALLGRAVAAGRLGHAYLLHGPAGVGKAALARDFARALACADGTGCGDCGPCRRFDSGNYADYRALDSTEAVLKIEEVRELILYLSRKPVEGRRRTVLVPRAERLTVEAQNALLKTLEAPPAAAVLLLTTDSTEALLETIVSRCQLIGCRALPRELIAELLIAEGVEDERARLLAGRADGSLARARSLAADDELLGLVDGLWASVRRGELVKLTAACAELPDRARSRELFDELARRAAEDHAAARAEGSACAAWFAAAGRELERTARLIAANVNTRLAAETALSALALSAPRG is encoded by the coding sequence ATGAGCACCTTCCGCACCAGCGTCCGCGGCCAGGAGACCGCCGCCGCCCTGCTGGGCCGCGCCGTCGCGGCGGGACGGCTGGGTCACGCCTACCTCCTTCACGGTCCCGCCGGGGTGGGCAAGGCCGCCCTGGCGCGGGATTTCGCCCGGGCCCTGGCCTGCGCCGATGGTACGGGCTGCGGCGACTGCGGACCCTGCCGGCGCTTCGATTCGGGCAACTACGCCGATTATCGCGCCCTGGACTCGACGGAGGCCGTCCTCAAGATCGAAGAGGTGCGTGAGCTGATCCTCTATCTGTCGCGCAAGCCCGTCGAGGGGCGGCGGCGGACCGTCCTCGTCCCGCGGGCCGAGCGGTTGACCGTCGAGGCCCAGAACGCCCTGCTCAAGACCCTGGAGGCCCCGCCGGCGGCGGCGGTGTTGTTGCTGACGACGGATTCGACGGAGGCCCTGCTGGAGACCATCGTCAGCCGCTGCCAGTTGATCGGCTGCCGGGCCCTGCCCCGGGAGCTGATCGCCGAGCTGCTGATCGCCGAGGGGGTGGAGGATGAGCGGGCGCGGCTGTTGGCCGGTCGGGCCGACGGCTCCCTGGCCCGGGCCCGTTCCCTGGCCGCCGACGACGAGCTCCTCGGTCTGGTCGACGGGTTGTGGGCTTCAGTGCGCCGGGGCGAGCTGGTCAAGCTGACGGCGGCCTGCGCCGAGCTGCCCGACCGGGCGCGCAGCCGCGAGCTGTTCGATGAGCTGGCCCGGCGGGCCGCCGAGGATCACGCCGCGGCCCGCGCGGAGGGCTCCGCCTGCGCCGCCTGGTTCGCCGCCGCCGGTCGTGAGCTGGAGCGCACCGCGCGCCTGATCGCCGCCAACGTCAACACCCGCCTGGCCGCCGAAACCGCGCTGAGCGCCCTGGCCCTGAGCGCTCCCCGAGGCTGA
- the tmk gene encoding dTMP kinase — translation MSREEPAPRGLLISFEGVDGAGKSSHVEGLAAELRGAGRDVVTLREPGGTPLGERVRELLLDAELERSPRAELLLFQVARAELVAERIRPALEAGAVVLIDRFSDSTRAYQGWGLELERGLVEDALRLATGGLEPDLVILLDLEPARGLRRVNSAGKRHDAIESRRRDFLERVRRGYLELARREPERWLIVDAARPPAAVAAAVSGRVRRLLDGEDR, via the coding sequence ATGTCCAGGGAAGAGCCAGCCCCGCGGGGGCTGTTGATCAGCTTCGAGGGCGTCGACGGCGCCGGCAAGAGCAGCCACGTCGAGGGGCTGGCGGCCGAGCTGCGCGGCGCCGGACGCGACGTCGTCACCCTGCGCGAGCCCGGCGGCACGCCCCTCGGCGAGCGGGTGCGCGAGCTGCTCCTCGACGCCGAACTCGAGCGCAGCCCCCGGGCCGAGCTGTTGCTGTTCCAGGTGGCCCGGGCCGAGCTGGTGGCCGAGCGTATCCGCCCGGCCCTGGAGGCGGGCGCCGTGGTCTTGATCGATCGCTTCAGCGATTCCACCCGCGCCTACCAGGGTTGGGGTTTGGAGCTGGAGCGCGGGCTTGTCGAGGACGCGCTGCGGCTGGCCACGGGCGGGCTGGAGCCCGATCTGGTGATCCTGCTGGACCTGGAACCGGCGCGGGGCCTGCGGCGGGTCAACTCCGCCGGCAAGCGCCACGACGCCATCGAGAGTCGGCGGCGGGATTTCCTCGAGCGGGTGCGGCGGGGCTATCTGGAGCTGGCCCGGCGGGAGCCGGAGCGCTGGCTGATCGTCGACGCCGCTCGTCCGCCCGCCGCCGTCGCCGCCGCCGTCAGCGGGCGGGTCCGGCGACTGCTCGACGGGGAGGATCGATGA
- a CDS encoding DUF5131 family protein, which produces MAINTPIEWTSSTWNPVTGCTRISRGCDHCYAERLAKRLRAMGQAKYRNGFAVTLHEDELERPFAWKKPHLIFTCSMGDLFHEQVPFEFIERVFDVMARTERHVYQVLTKRAARLAELAPGLDWPDNIWMGVTVEAADYLQRVAHLRRVPARVRFLSLEPLLGPVDELNLEGIDWVIVGGESGPGARVLRKEWVYQVREKCAAAGAAFFFKQWGGTNKKKSGRLLDGRTYSAMPETLRKHSPQLLLAP; this is translated from the coding sequence ATGGCCATTAATACTCCCATCGAGTGGACCTCCTCCACCTGGAACCCGGTCACCGGCTGCACGAGGATCAGCCGGGGCTGCGATCACTGCTACGCCGAGCGCCTGGCCAAGCGTCTGCGGGCCATGGGCCAGGCCAAGTATCGCAACGGCTTCGCGGTGACCCTCCACGAAGACGAACTCGAACGACCCTTTGCCTGGAAGAAACCCCACCTGATCTTCACCTGCTCCATGGGCGACCTGTTCCACGAACAGGTTCCTTTCGAGTTTATCGAGCGGGTTTTCGACGTCATGGCCCGGACGGAGCGCCACGTCTACCAGGTGCTGACCAAGCGCGCCGCGCGGCTGGCGGAGCTGGCGCCAGGGCTCGATTGGCCGGACAATATCTGGATGGGGGTCACCGTTGAGGCGGCGGATTATCTGCAGCGAGTTGCCCACCTGAGGCGGGTTCCGGCGCGAGTGCGCTTTCTCAGCCTGGAGCCCCTGCTGGGTCCGGTGGACGAATTGAACCTGGAGGGCATCGACTGGGTCATCGTCGGCGGCGAGTCGGGGCCGGGGGCCCGCGTGTTGCGCAAGGAATGGGTCTACCAGGTGCGGGAGAAGTGCGCAGCCGCCGGGGCGGCCTTCTTCTTCAAGCAGTGGGGCGGGACAAACAAGAAAAAGTCCGGCCGCCTGCTCGACGGTCGGACCTACAGCGCCATGCCGGAAACCTTACGGAAACACTCGCCGCAGTTGCTGCTCGCCCCCTAG
- a CDS encoding stage 0 sporulation protein — protein sequence MPDTDCQPRYLEFRLREEHLRLVGCCLDAEVQVGDGYRVVFNARERFCEVSRVDFPIDEKSRFHLPCRVVGRIRGDDYCRMAHAAHLERRARRLFAELVGRLPLKLVDVSAEVDGELVTFFFTTPQKVDYRRLVAMLARRLGTRIEMRQIGVRDEARRLGGFATCGRELCCATWLSGFDPVTIKMAKQQDLVLNPSRISGLCGRLMCCLAYEHEFYVEFKRRLPRMGSRVSLTDGRQGRLIRAEPLKASVVVKLDSGDSVEVEEEQLVKGDK from the coding sequence ATGCCTGACACCGACTGCCAGCCCCGTTATCTGGAGTTCCGCCTGCGCGAGGAGCACCTGCGCCTGGTGGGCTGCTGCCTCGACGCCGAGGTCCAGGTCGGCGACGGCTATCGGGTCGTTTTCAACGCCCGGGAGCGCTTCTGCGAGGTCAGCCGGGTCGACTTCCCCATCGACGAGAAAAGCCGCTTCCACCTGCCCTGCCGGGTGGTGGGACGCATCCGTGGCGACGACTACTGCCGGATGGCCCACGCCGCCCACCTCGAGCGCCGCGCCCGCCGGCTGTTCGCCGAGCTCGTCGGCCGGCTGCCCCTCAAGCTGGTCGACGTCTCCGCCGAGGTCGACGGCGAGTTGGTGACCTTCTTCTTCACTACGCCGCAGAAGGTCGATTACCGGCGCCTGGTGGCCATGCTGGCCCGACGCCTGGGTACGCGGATCGAGATGCGCCAGATCGGTGTGCGCGACGAGGCCCGCCGTCTGGGAGGCTTCGCCACCTGCGGGCGCGAGCTGTGCTGCGCCACCTGGCTGAGCGGGTTCGATCCGGTGACCATCAAGATGGCCAAGCAGCAGGACCTGGTCCTCAATCCCAGCCGCATCTCCGGCCTCTGCGGCCGGTTGATGTGCTGTCTGGCCTACGAGCACGAGTTCTACGTCGAGTTCAAGCGACGGCTGCCGCGGATGGGCAGCCGGGTGAGTCTGACGGACGGCCGTCAGGGCCGCCTGATACGCGCCGAGCCCCTCAAGGCCAGCGTCGTCGTCAAGCTCGACTCCGGCGACAGTGTCGAGGTCGAAGAGGAGCAACTGGTGAAAGGCGACAAGTGA
- the tcmP gene encoding three-Cys-motif partner protein TcmP, whose amino-acid sequence MGSRNDVVFKEGDCNCHLREIFPKISYNAKQRALCILDSYGLHIKWDVIKLAGKQKSIELFIHFPVMDIQRNALWANPDRLPEDKIERMNRAWGDSSWLDVSYDNSQLTFNGEKHKVKKKTEAILNEFRNRLINIADYFCTKAEANENKTWFNYLLFILCFAG is encoded by the coding sequence ATTGGAAGTAGAAACGATGTTGTATTTAAAGAGGGGGATTGTAATTGTCATTTAAGAGAAATCTTTCCAAAAATAAGCTATAATGCTAAACAGCGTGCTCTTTGCATATTAGACTCATATGGATTGCATATAAAGTGGGATGTAATAAAATTAGCAGGAAAACAAAAATCAATAGAATTATTTATCCATTTTCCCGTCATGGATATACAAAGAAATGCATTATGGGCGAATCCGGATCGTTTACCTGAGGATAAAATTGAAAGAATGAATAGAGCCTGGGGTGATTCATCGTGGCTCGATGTTTCATATGATAATTCACAGCTAACATTTAATGGGGAAAAGCATAAAGTGAAAAAGAAGACCGAGGCGATATTAAATGAGTTTCGTAATAGATTAATAAATATTGCTGATTATTTTTGTACCAAAGCCGAAGCCAATGAAAACAAAACGTGGTTCAATTATTTACTATTTATACTTTGCTTCGCAGGTTAA
- a CDS encoding DUF21 domain-containing protein produces MSLTLGLVLLVLALAGSSFFSGMETAIISANRLTFLVDAEKGDRRARRALKELRDPQLLITTILVGNNICNVGASTVATALLVQYLPDQLINATTVIASLGLTPLLFVFGELLPKAVARTYANRLTKTIIPLLRIFKWLFIPISLVAGGLSRLLFRIKKLDPRSAWRISREELRVLLRQGERRSAIETPTARMAGAAFHFSEREVREVMTPLRELRAIPASAGVDQAYAEASAGETPFLIVYEERVDRIVGVLPVGELLRAPLGSRLGELARRPLFVPESKSLEGMLDELQHAGANLAVVVDEFGSTLGVVTLDHLLGAILDVIPGDDENGGAPLEATQEIVLPAETTLVELTERYEVSLPSGDYATLAGLIIDRLERIPERGAELTVEGWRLRVVEADPRRILSVSLSRLEED; encoded by the coding sequence ATGAGCCTGACCCTGGGTCTGGTCTTGCTGGTATTGGCCCTCGCCGGCTCCTCCTTCTTCTCGGGGATGGAGACGGCCATCATCAGCGCCAACCGGCTCACCTTCCTCGTCGACGCCGAAAAGGGCGACCGGCGGGCCCGCCGAGCCCTCAAGGAGCTGCGCGATCCCCAATTACTGATCACCACCATCCTTGTCGGTAACAACATCTGCAACGTCGGCGCCTCAACGGTGGCTACGGCGCTATTGGTGCAGTACCTGCCCGACCAGTTGATCAACGCGACCACCGTCATCGCCAGCCTGGGTCTGACCCCACTGCTGTTCGTCTTCGGCGAGCTGCTGCCCAAGGCCGTGGCCCGGACCTACGCCAACCGCTTGACCAAGACGATTATCCCCCTGCTACGCATCTTCAAATGGCTGTTCATCCCAATTTCCCTGGTCGCCGGCGGTCTCTCCCGCCTGCTCTTCCGGATCAAGAAACTCGACCCCCGCTCGGCCTGGCGTATCTCCCGGGAGGAATTGCGCGTCCTGCTGCGCCAGGGAGAACGCCGCAGCGCCATCGAAACCCCGACGGCGCGGATGGCCGGCGCAGCTTTCCACTTTTCCGAACGCGAGGTCCGCGAGGTGATGACCCCCCTGCGCGAGTTACGGGCCATCCCAGCCTCAGCGGGAGTCGACCAGGCCTACGCCGAGGCCAGCGCCGGGGAAACACCCTTCCTGATCGTCTACGAGGAACGCGTCGATCGCATCGTCGGCGTCCTGCCCGTCGGCGAACTGCTCCGCGCCCCCCTGGGAAGCCGCCTGGGCGAACTGGCTCGCCGACCCCTCTTCGTTCCCGAGAGCAAATCCCTCGAGGGGATGCTCGACGAGCTGCAGCACGCCGGCGCCAACCTGGCCGTCGTCGTCGACGAGTTCGGCTCCACCCTGGGCGTCGTCACCCTCGATCACCTGCTGGGTGCCATCCTCGATGTCATCCCCGGCGACGACGAGAACGGCGGCGCACCCCTCGAGGCCACCCAGGAGATCGTCCTACCCGCCGAAACGACCCTCGTCGAACTCACCGAACGCTACGAGGTCAGCCTGCCGAGCGGCGACTACGCCACCCTGGCCGGGCTGATCATCGACCGGCTGGAGCGGATCCCCGAACGAGGAGCCGAATTGACCGTCGAGGGCTGGCGCCTGCGCGTCGTCGAGGCCGATCCTCGACGAATCCTCAGCGTCTCCCTCAGCCGACTCGAGGAAGACTGA
- a CDS encoding tRNA-specific adenosine deaminase, with translation MEQALGEARAAAAADEAPVGAVVVCDGVLIARGRNRIEELDDATAHAELEALRAAARELGRRRLSGCTLYVTLEPCAMCLGACYLARIDRLVYGAASPKFGALGSVVELGGVEGLNHRLEITGGILAEAAEELLKTFFRSLRGTER, from the coding sequence ATGGAGCAGGCCCTCGGGGAGGCCCGGGCGGCGGCGGCGGCCGACGAGGCCCCCGTCGGCGCCGTGGTGGTTTGCGACGGCGTCCTGATCGCCCGAGGGCGCAACCGCATCGAGGAACTGGACGACGCCACGGCCCACGCCGAGCTCGAGGCCCTGCGCGCCGCGGCGCGGGAGTTGGGGCGGCGGCGCCTCTCCGGCTGCACCCTCTACGTCACCCTCGAGCCCTGCGCGATGTGCCTGGGGGCCTGCTATCTGGCGCGGATCGACCGTCTGGTCTACGGGGCGGCCTCGCCCAAGTTCGGCGCCCTGGGCTCCGTCGTCGAGCTGGGCGGCGTCGAGGGGCTCAATCACCGCCTGGAGATCACCGGCGGCATCCTCGCCGAAGCCGCCGAGGAGCTGTTGAAAACTTTCTTCCGGAGCTTGCGTGGGACTGAGCGCTGA
- a CDS encoding tetratricopeptide repeat protein — protein MRFLATMLLLAALVAGSTGCAARADAADYRAFAAEAARRGLWREAELRWQQALELQPGDAELLNNLAVAAEALGNYNEARRLYRRALDLEPGNETIRDNLLAFSDAHPGLLDDGEDEPAGDAGGETNGD, from the coding sequence GTGAGATTCCTAGCTACCATGCTGCTGCTGGCGGCGCTCGTTGCGGGTTCTACGGGCTGCGCCGCCCGCGCCGACGCCGCCGACTACCGGGCCTTCGCCGCCGAGGCCGCCCGGCGGGGCCTGTGGCGCGAGGCCGAGCTGCGCTGGCAACAGGCCCTCGAGCTGCAGCCCGGCGACGCCGAGTTGCTCAACAATCTGGCCGTGGCCGCCGAGGCCCTCGGTAACTACAACGAGGCACGCCGCCTCTACCGCCGGGCCCTGGACCTCGAACCCGGCAACGAGACCATCCGCGACAACCTGCTGGCTTTCAGCGACGCCCACCCCGGCCTGCTCGACGACGGGGAAGACGAACCGGCCGGCGACGCCGGAGGGGAGACCAATGGCGACTAG
- the tcmP gene encoding three-Cys-motif partner protein TcmP encodes MFEFDEVNDWTLIKHDIIKEYAHAYTTILNKKGFKKYYIDAFAGAGMHKKRCDGEFVNGSPLNALDIIPSFNRFLFIDLDGDKISHLKI; translated from the coding sequence ATGTTTGAGTTTGATGAGGTAAATGATTGGACTCTCATCAAGCACGATATCATAAAGGAATATGCTCATGCATATACAACTATATTAAACAAAAAGGGTTTTAAGAAATATTATATTGATGCATTTGCTGGCGCTGGAATGCATAAGAAGCGTTGTGACGGTGAATTTGTAAATGGTAGTCCTCTAAATGCATTAGATATTATTCCTTCCTTTAATCGCTTCTTGTTTATAGATTTAGATGGTGATAAGATAAGTCATCTTAAAATATAA
- a CDS encoding BamA/TamA family outer membrane protein, with product MKRSRTSVFLVLLLCLGAAAQYGAFGINKVRDVEMDWQILSTEHFDVYYYGEGAEVVGGVAEMAESAWKKLKNDLGNEPTHRIPFILYNSQRDFRQTNITLSFLPQGVGGFSEPVRNRIVIPFEGSQPLMYEVIVHELTHVFNFYSFYRDLAGELLTSEIGTPDFWFMEGLASHEARQWDTDARMVLRDAVLSDNIVPLKQFAVGSYIPGYLLYLAYKEGHSAVDFFVERYGGDALPELIRAVAADPARDVSQALEQVIDKDLDEFTDEWIIHLKRRYWVDLVEGRRPEDFSTRITDAGDEYKSYLGPRFSPSGDLVAVVSNLDRGAHVYLIDSHEGRVFDRLTRSGDFDYLSTEGRTLAFSPDGDSLALVATEDVWQGIYLVDVVSGDIYREFGGLELDDISGLCYSADGRHLYLTAQLRGYVDLFRLDTAGGELTRLTESPYLEAHPVASPDGERLAFTLEEEDGTHLAEMELDSGEITVLTAGPNEDRYPDYYPDGERLAFSSDRVGPSNIFCYDRRDGAITQLTDSLRDIFNPDVSADGGKLVFNAYKEMTFQVHVMDLDRSVDEVYDTALDELTLESEGPPIRSGYEVGDLTKIGSIQPWEYDLKLEGGSAQAEYTTGGAFRAVGYVTGSDTLGDHRLFVKFGLTDVATIEDLDLDAAYYWLKYRPTYGVRGFTWKEYYLFADGYFWERLSGGQLTVSYPLSQSWRVDANLTGYEQGRKYYYFDGSTYEDYMSVIGPGVNLVYDDTEWYYYFPIKGLRLNLGYQRPLALLGSDWEYNRLTLDLRAYLLLFQTSGFAWRLYSSFNFGGEPFDPVEYLGGALDLRGYGYTEFVGNNVAFTNLEFRLPVIDRIDFGFLPGFILGNFRGVAFFDAGLAWDNVDGELDFSKLELWTEDPEFHFVDLKASMGLGLRWASLGLPLRFDWAWPWNGRDFEDAEFHFSIYWEF from the coding sequence GTGAAACGATCCCGAACCAGCGTATTTCTCGTCCTGCTGCTGTGCCTGGGCGCCGCCGCCCAGTACGGCGCCTTCGGCATCAACAAGGTGCGCGATGTCGAGATGGACTGGCAGATCCTGTCCACCGAGCACTTCGACGTCTACTACTACGGCGAGGGGGCCGAGGTCGTCGGCGGTGTGGCCGAGATGGCCGAGTCGGCCTGGAAGAAGCTCAAGAACGATCTGGGCAACGAGCCCACCCATCGCATCCCCTTCATCCTCTATAACTCCCAGCGCGACTTTCGCCAGACCAACATCACCCTGAGCTTCCTGCCCCAGGGCGTCGGTGGTTTCTCGGAGCCGGTGCGCAACCGGATCGTCATCCCCTTCGAGGGCTCCCAGCCGTTGATGTACGAGGTCATCGTTCACGAGCTGACCCACGTTTTCAACTTCTACAGCTTCTATCGCGATCTGGCCGGCGAGCTGCTGACCTCGGAGATCGGTACGCCGGACTTCTGGTTCATGGAGGGCCTGGCCTCCCACGAGGCCCGTCAGTGGGACACCGACGCCCGGATGGTGTTGCGCGACGCCGTGCTCTCCGACAACATCGTGCCGTTGAAGCAGTTCGCCGTCGGTTCCTACATCCCCGGCTACCTGCTCTACCTGGCTTACAAGGAGGGTCACAGCGCCGTCGACTTTTTCGTCGAGCGCTACGGCGGGGACGCCCTGCCCGAGCTGATCCGGGCCGTGGCCGCCGATCCCGCCCGCGATGTCTCGCAGGCCCTCGAGCAGGTCATCGACAAGGACCTCGACGAGTTCACCGACGAGTGGATCATCCACCTCAAGCGACGCTATTGGGTCGACCTCGTCGAGGGGCGTCGCCCCGAGGATTTCAGCACCCGCATCACCGACGCCGGGGACGAGTACAAGAGCTACCTCGGGCCGCGCTTCTCCCCCTCCGGCGACCTGGTGGCCGTGGTCTCCAACCTCGACCGCGGAGCCCACGTCTACCTGATCGACTCCCACGAGGGCAGGGTCTTCGACCGGCTGACCCGTTCCGGCGACTTCGACTACCTCTCCACGGAGGGGCGCACCCTGGCCTTCTCCCCCGATGGTGACAGCCTGGCCCTGGTGGCCACCGAGGACGTCTGGCAGGGTATCTACCTCGTCGACGTCGTCAGCGGCGACATCTACCGTGAGTTCGGCGGGCTGGAGCTCGACGACATCAGCGGGCTCTGCTACTCCGCCGACGGTCGCCACCTCTACCTGACCGCCCAGCTACGCGGCTACGTCGACCTCTTCCGCCTGGACACCGCCGGCGGTGAGCTGACCCGGCTGACCGAGAGCCCCTACCTCGAGGCCCACCCCGTCGCCTCACCCGACGGCGAACGCCTGGCCTTCACCCTCGAGGAAGAAGACGGCACCCACCTGGCCGAGATGGAGCTCGATTCCGGCGAGATCACCGTGCTGACCGCCGGGCCCAACGAGGACCGCTATCCCGACTACTACCCCGACGGCGAGCGTCTGGCCTTCAGCTCCGACCGCGTCGGCCCCTCGAACATCTTTTGTTACGACCGCCGTGACGGCGCGATCACCCAACTGACCGACTCCCTGCGCGACATCTTCAACCCCGACGTCTCCGCCGACGGTGGGAAGCTGGTCTTCAACGCCTACAAGGAGATGACCTTCCAGGTCCACGTGATGGACCTCGACCGCTCCGTCGACGAGGTTTACGACACCGCCCTGGACGAGCTGACCCTCGAGAGCGAAGGGCCGCCGATCCGCAGCGGCTATGAGGTCGGCGACCTGACCAAGATCGGCTCCATCCAGCCCTGGGAGTACGACCTGAAGCTGGAGGGCGGTAGCGCCCAGGCCGAGTACACCACCGGCGGGGCCTTCCGCGCCGTGGGCTACGTCACCGGCTCCGACACCCTCGGCGACCACCGCCTGTTCGTCAAGTTCGGTCTGACCGACGTCGCGACCATCGAGGATCTCGATCTCGACGCCGCCTACTACTGGCTCAAGTACCGCCCGACCTACGGCGTGCGCGGCTTCACCTGGAAGGAGTACTACCTCTTCGCCGACGGCTACTTCTGGGAGCGCCTATCCGGCGGCCAACTGACCGTCAGCTATCCCCTGTCACAGAGCTGGCGCGTCGACGCCAACCTCACCGGCTACGAGCAGGGCCGCAAGTACTACTACTTCGACGGCTCGACCTACGAGGACTACATGAGCGTCATCGGTCCCGGGGTCAACCTCGTCTACGACGACACCGAGTGGTACTATTACTTCCCCATCAAGGGACTGCGCCTCAACCTCGGCTACCAGCGACCCCTGGCCCTGCTGGGCTCCGACTGGGAGTACAACCGCCTGACCCTCGACCTGCGCGCCTACCTGTTGCTGTTCCAGACCTCCGGCTTCGCCTGGCGCCTCTACAGCAGCTTCAACTTCGGCGGCGAGCCCTTCGACCCCGTCGAATATCTCGGCGGCGCCCTCGACCTGCGCGGCTACGGCTACACCGAGTTCGTCGGCAACAACGTCGCCTTCACCAACCTCGAGTTCCGCCTGCCCGTCATCGACCGCATCGACTTCGGCTTCCTTCCCGGTTTCATCCTGGGCAACTTCCGCGGCGTGGCCTTCTTCGACGCTGGACTGGCCTGGGACAATGTCGACGGCGAGCTCGACTTCTCCAAGCTCGAGCTGTGGACCGAGGATCCCGAGTTCCACTTCGTCGACCTCAAGGCCTCGATGGGGCTGGGGTTGCGCTGGGCCTCCCTGGGGCTGCCGCTGCGCTTCGACTGGGCCTGGCCCTGGAACGGCCGCGACTTCGAGGACGCCGAATTCCACTTCTCGATCTATTGGGAGTTTTGA